The following proteins are co-located in the Verrucomicrobiia bacterium genome:
- a CDS encoding transposase yields VTEGLNSKIQSLKSAARGFRNFHNYRIRILFFCGKLNLYPL; encoded by the coding sequence CGTAACCGAGGGGCTGAACTCGAAAATCCAGAGTCTCAAGTCCGCTGCCCGAGGCTTTCGCAACTTTCACAACTACCGGATTCGTATCCTGTTCTTCTGCGGAAAGCTCAATCTCTACCCACTATGA